The following proteins are encoded in a genomic region of Arachis ipaensis cultivar K30076 chromosome B02, Araip1.1, whole genome shotgun sequence:
- the LOC110268318 gene encoding BAG family molecular chaperone regulator 6-like, with protein MSKLLFQAFEHSSDLQNNEKQRIALGENIMRLLLKLETIQGLHPSFRETRKSLARKLTCFQQRLDSVMAKRSQQQTNEFIDKKPVEDISANLQNEEHVKDQPEEKVAVSCEDSSVGINDDMMGKDRIEFQSPLDLALNVAEEPTVAPNEHHLMRILQHLNSTRMVEQKREPDHEEEEVEPIMELPIGLLDEEETIESKSVKRDEDMERMMERLMGLLDEEGTIVFEAMWCCYKRHSTGAQTADGRGSIF; from the exons ATGTCAAAGCTTCTATTTCAAGCGTTTGAGCACTCTTCTGATCTACAAAATAatgagaagcagaggatcgcacTTGGAGAGAATATAATGAGGCTCTTGCTGAAGTTGGAAACTATTCAG GGCTTGCATCCAAGTTTCAGGGAAACGAGAAAATCTCTGGCAAGAAAGCTTACATGCTTTCAACAAAGGCTTGATTCTGTAATGGCCAAGAGATCTCAGCAGCAGACGAATGAGTTCATAGACAAGAAGCCTGTTGAAGACATTTCGGCAAAtttacaaaatgaagaacatgTGAAGGATCAACCAGAAGAGAAAGTTGCAGTATCATGTGAGGATTCTTCTGTGGGCATTAATGATGATATGATGGGAAAAGATAGAATTGAATTTCAGTCACCACTTGATCTGGCATTGAACGTGGCAGAAGAACCTACTGTGGCACCAAATGAACACCACTTGATGAGGATATTGCAGCATCTGAATTCAACAAGGATGGTGGAACAAAAGCGTGAACCAGATCATGAAGAGGAGGAAGTGGAACCTATTATGGAGCTTCCAATTGGATTGCTTGATGAAGAAGAAACAATAGAGTCCAAATCTGTGAAGCGGGATGAAGATATGGAACGTATGATGGAGCGTCTAATGGGGTTGCTTGATGAAGAAGGAACAATAGTGTTCGAAGCAATGTGGTGTTGCTACAAAAGACACTCAACCGGGGCCCAAACTGCAGATGGAAGAGGTTCAATCTTCTGA